A genomic segment from Chanos chanos chromosome 2, fChaCha1.1, whole genome shotgun sequence encodes:
- the hars gene encoding histidine--tRNA ligase isoform X2, which translates to MADKAQIQAAIKVQGEVVRKLKAEKANKEQIDEEVAKLLELKAQLGGDEGKHQFVLKTAKGTRDYNPKQMAIREKVFNTIVSCFKRHGAETIDTPVFELKETLTGKYGEDSKLIYDLKDQGGELLSLRYDLTVPFARYLAMNKITNIKRYHIAKVYRRDNPAMTRGRYREFYQCDFDIAGQYDPMIPDAECLKIVHEILSELELGDFRIKVNDRRILDGMFAVCGVPDEKFRTICSTVDKLDKMAWEDVKNEMVKDKGLSEEVADQIGNYVSMQGGMDLAERLLQDPKLSQSKQACAGLMDMKQLFSYLELFQVTDKVVFDLSLARGLDYYTGIIYEAVLMQTLPAPTPTSQEQNGAVGEDAGVSVGSVAGGGRYDGLVGMFDPKGKKVPCVGVSIGIERIFSIMEQKAEASAEKVRTTETQVLVASAQKNLLEERLRLTAELWNAGIKAEVMYKKNPKLLSQLQHCEETGIPLVAILGEQELKDGVVKLRTVATREEADVSRAELVNEIKKRTSES; encoded by the exons ATGGCCGATAAAGCCCAAATACAAGCGGCTATTAAAGTACAAGGAGAGGTTGTGAGGAAACTGAAGGCAGAGAAGGCGAACAAAGAACAG ATTGACGAAGAAGTTGCCAAACTCTTAGAACTGAAGGCTCAGCTGGGAGGAGATGAAGGCAAACACCAGTTTGTTCTCAAGACTGCAAAG GGGACCAGGGACTACAACCCCAAGCAGATGGCCATCAGAGAGAAAGTCTTCAACACCATTGTCTCTTGCTTTAAACGCCATGGGGCTGAAACCATCGACACACCTGTGTTTGAACTTAAG GAAACATTGACAGGGAAGTATGGAGAAGACTCCAAACTCATCTATGACTTAAAGGACCAGGGAggagagctgctctctctgcgTTATGATCTCACT GTGCCCTTTGCCCGTTATCTGGCTATGAATAAAATCACCAACATCAAACGCTACCACATTGCCAAAGTATACCGCAGAGACAACCCAGCGATGACGAGAGGCAGGTACAGGGAATTCTACcagtgt GACTTTGACATCGCCGGCCAGTACGATCCTATGATTCCCGATGCCGAGTGTCTGAAGATTGTCCACGAGATCCTCAGCGAGCTTGAGCTTGGAGACTTCCGCATTAAA GTCAACGACAGGCGCATTCTAGATGGAATGTTCGCCGTGTGTGGGGTTCCTGATGAGAAATTCCGTACCATTTGTTCCACGGTGGATAAACTGGATAAG ATGGCATGGGAAGATGTGAAGAACGAGATGGTGAAAGACAAAGGTTTGTCAGAGGAAGTGGCCGACCAGATAGGCAACTACGTCAGCATGCAGG GTGGCATGGACCTAGCAGAGAGACTCCTTCAGGACCCTAAATTGTCTCAGAGCAAACAGGCGTGTGCCGGCCTGATGGACATGAAGCAGCTCTTTAGTTACCTGGAGCTCTTCCAAGTTACAGACAAG GTGGTGTTTGACCTTAGTTTGGCTCGAGGTTTGGACTACTACACTGGGATCATCTACGAGGCTGTGCTTATGCAGACGCTACCAGCGCCCACCCCTACCTCCCAGGAACAGAACGGGGCGGTGGGAGAGGACGCTGGCGTCAGTGTGGGCAGCGTGGCGGGCGGCGGGCGCTATGATGGTCTGGTGGGCATGTTCGACCCAAAGGGAAAGAAAGTACCGTGCGTTGGCGTCAGCATCGGCATCGAAAGAATCTTCTCTATTATGGAGCAGAAAGCAGAG GCATCGGCAGAGAAAGTACGCACCACAGAAACTCAAGTGTTAGTGGCCTCAGCCCAGAAGAACCTTCTAGAAGAGCGACTCAGACTAACTGCTGAACTGTGGAATGCAGGGATCAAG GCTGAGGTAATGTACAAGAAGAATCCCAAACTGCTGAGTCAGCTGCAGCACTGTGAGGAGACGGGCATCCCGCTGGTGGCCATCCTGGGAGAGCAGGAGCTCAAAGACGGCGTGGTGAAACTCCGCACCGTGGCCACCCGCGAGGAG
- the hars gene encoding histidine--tRNA ligase isoform X1 produces MTALGLASSRLCAGLLGRRIPTYLHSMRVLSGMTIDQIDEEVAKLLELKAQLGGDEGKHQFVLKTAKGTRDYNPKQMAIREKVFNTIVSCFKRHGAETIDTPVFELKETLTGKYGEDSKLIYDLKDQGGELLSLRYDLTVPFARYLAMNKITNIKRYHIAKVYRRDNPAMTRGRYREFYQCDFDIAGQYDPMIPDAECLKIVHEILSELELGDFRIKVNDRRILDGMFAVCGVPDEKFRTICSTVDKLDKMAWEDVKNEMVKDKGLSEEVADQIGNYVSMQGGMDLAERLLQDPKLSQSKQACAGLMDMKQLFSYLELFQVTDKVVFDLSLARGLDYYTGIIYEAVLMQTLPAPTPTSQEQNGAVGEDAGVSVGSVAGGGRYDGLVGMFDPKGKKVPCVGVSIGIERIFSIMEQKAEASAEKVRTTETQVLVASAQKNLLEERLRLTAELWNAGIKAEVMYKKNPKLLSQLQHCEETGIPLVAILGEQELKDGVVKLRTVATREEADVSRAELVNEIKKRTSES; encoded by the exons atGACTGCGCTTGGGTTGGCCTCATCACGTCTGTGTGCTGGTCTTTTGGGCCGTCGCATCCCGACGTATCTGCACTCCATGCGTGTCCTGTCTGGAATGACCATCGATCAG ATTGACGAAGAAGTTGCCAAACTCTTAGAACTGAAGGCTCAGCTGGGAGGAGATGAAGGCAAACACCAGTTTGTTCTCAAGACTGCAAAG GGGACCAGGGACTACAACCCCAAGCAGATGGCCATCAGAGAGAAAGTCTTCAACACCATTGTCTCTTGCTTTAAACGCCATGGGGCTGAAACCATCGACACACCTGTGTTTGAACTTAAG GAAACATTGACAGGGAAGTATGGAGAAGACTCCAAACTCATCTATGACTTAAAGGACCAGGGAggagagctgctctctctgcgTTATGATCTCACT GTGCCCTTTGCCCGTTATCTGGCTATGAATAAAATCACCAACATCAAACGCTACCACATTGCCAAAGTATACCGCAGAGACAACCCAGCGATGACGAGAGGCAGGTACAGGGAATTCTACcagtgt GACTTTGACATCGCCGGCCAGTACGATCCTATGATTCCCGATGCCGAGTGTCTGAAGATTGTCCACGAGATCCTCAGCGAGCTTGAGCTTGGAGACTTCCGCATTAAA GTCAACGACAGGCGCATTCTAGATGGAATGTTCGCCGTGTGTGGGGTTCCTGATGAGAAATTCCGTACCATTTGTTCCACGGTGGATAAACTGGATAAG ATGGCATGGGAAGATGTGAAGAACGAGATGGTGAAAGACAAAGGTTTGTCAGAGGAAGTGGCCGACCAGATAGGCAACTACGTCAGCATGCAGG GTGGCATGGACCTAGCAGAGAGACTCCTTCAGGACCCTAAATTGTCTCAGAGCAAACAGGCGTGTGCCGGCCTGATGGACATGAAGCAGCTCTTTAGTTACCTGGAGCTCTTCCAAGTTACAGACAAG GTGGTGTTTGACCTTAGTTTGGCTCGAGGTTTGGACTACTACACTGGGATCATCTACGAGGCTGTGCTTATGCAGACGCTACCAGCGCCCACCCCTACCTCCCAGGAACAGAACGGGGCGGTGGGAGAGGACGCTGGCGTCAGTGTGGGCAGCGTGGCGGGCGGCGGGCGCTATGATGGTCTGGTGGGCATGTTCGACCCAAAGGGAAAGAAAGTACCGTGCGTTGGCGTCAGCATCGGCATCGAAAGAATCTTCTCTATTATGGAGCAGAAAGCAGAG GCATCGGCAGAGAAAGTACGCACCACAGAAACTCAAGTGTTAGTGGCCTCAGCCCAGAAGAACCTTCTAGAAGAGCGACTCAGACTAACTGCTGAACTGTGGAATGCAGGGATCAAG GCTGAGGTAATGTACAAGAAGAATCCCAAACTGCTGAGTCAGCTGCAGCACTGTGAGGAGACGGGCATCCCGCTGGTGGCCATCCTGGGAGAGCAGGAGCTCAAAGACGGCGTGGTGAAACTCCGCACCGTGGCCACCCGCGAGGAG
- the hars gene encoding histidine--tRNA ligase isoform X6 produces the protein MADKAQIQAAIKVQGEVVRKLKAEKANKEQIDEEVAKLLELKAQLGGDEGKHQFVLKTAKGTRDYNPKQMAIREKVFNTIVSCFKRHGAETIDTPVFELKDFDIAGQYDPMIPDAECLKIVHEILSELELGDFRIKVNDRRILDGMFAVCGVPDEKFRTICSTVDKLDKMAWEDVKNEMVKDKGLSEEVADQIGNYVSMQGGMDLAERLLQDPKLSQSKQACAGLMDMKQLFSYLELFQVTDKVVFDLSLARGLDYYTGIIYEAVLMQTLPAPTPTSQEQNGAVGEDAGVSVGSVAGGGRYDGLVGMFDPKGKKVPCVGVSIGIERIFSIMEQKAEASAEKVRTTETQVLVASAQKNLLEERLRLTAELWNAGIKAEVMYKKNPKLLSQLQHCEETGIPLVAILGEQELKDGVVKLRTVATREEADVSRAELVNEIKKRTSES, from the exons ATGGCCGATAAAGCCCAAATACAAGCGGCTATTAAAGTACAAGGAGAGGTTGTGAGGAAACTGAAGGCAGAGAAGGCGAACAAAGAACAG ATTGACGAAGAAGTTGCCAAACTCTTAGAACTGAAGGCTCAGCTGGGAGGAGATGAAGGCAAACACCAGTTTGTTCTCAAGACTGCAAAG GGGACCAGGGACTACAACCCCAAGCAGATGGCCATCAGAGAGAAAGTCTTCAACACCATTGTCTCTTGCTTTAAACGCCATGGGGCTGAAACCATCGACACACCTGTGTTTGAACTTAAG GACTTTGACATCGCCGGCCAGTACGATCCTATGATTCCCGATGCCGAGTGTCTGAAGATTGTCCACGAGATCCTCAGCGAGCTTGAGCTTGGAGACTTCCGCATTAAA GTCAACGACAGGCGCATTCTAGATGGAATGTTCGCCGTGTGTGGGGTTCCTGATGAGAAATTCCGTACCATTTGTTCCACGGTGGATAAACTGGATAAG ATGGCATGGGAAGATGTGAAGAACGAGATGGTGAAAGACAAAGGTTTGTCAGAGGAAGTGGCCGACCAGATAGGCAACTACGTCAGCATGCAGG GTGGCATGGACCTAGCAGAGAGACTCCTTCAGGACCCTAAATTGTCTCAGAGCAAACAGGCGTGTGCCGGCCTGATGGACATGAAGCAGCTCTTTAGTTACCTGGAGCTCTTCCAAGTTACAGACAAG GTGGTGTTTGACCTTAGTTTGGCTCGAGGTTTGGACTACTACACTGGGATCATCTACGAGGCTGTGCTTATGCAGACGCTACCAGCGCCCACCCCTACCTCCCAGGAACAGAACGGGGCGGTGGGAGAGGACGCTGGCGTCAGTGTGGGCAGCGTGGCGGGCGGCGGGCGCTATGATGGTCTGGTGGGCATGTTCGACCCAAAGGGAAAGAAAGTACCGTGCGTTGGCGTCAGCATCGGCATCGAAAGAATCTTCTCTATTATGGAGCAGAAAGCAGAG GCATCGGCAGAGAAAGTACGCACCACAGAAACTCAAGTGTTAGTGGCCTCAGCCCAGAAGAACCTTCTAGAAGAGCGACTCAGACTAACTGCTGAACTGTGGAATGCAGGGATCAAG GCTGAGGTAATGTACAAGAAGAATCCCAAACTGCTGAGTCAGCTGCAGCACTGTGAGGAGACGGGCATCCCGCTGGTGGCCATCCTGGGAGAGCAGGAGCTCAAAGACGGCGTGGTGAAACTCCGCACCGTGGCCACCCGCGAGGAG
- the hars gene encoding histidine--tRNA ligase isoform X4, with protein sequence MADKAQIQAAIKVQGEVVRKLKAEKANKEQIDEEVAKLLELKAQLGGDEGKHQFVLKTAKETLTGKYGEDSKLIYDLKDQGGELLSLRYDLTVPFARYLAMNKITNIKRYHIAKVYRRDNPAMTRGRYREFYQCDFDIAGQYDPMIPDAECLKIVHEILSELELGDFRIKVNDRRILDGMFAVCGVPDEKFRTICSTVDKLDKMAWEDVKNEMVKDKGLSEEVADQIGNYVSMQGGMDLAERLLQDPKLSQSKQACAGLMDMKQLFSYLELFQVTDKVVFDLSLARGLDYYTGIIYEAVLMQTLPAPTPTSQEQNGAVGEDAGVSVGSVAGGGRYDGLVGMFDPKGKKVPCVGVSIGIERIFSIMEQKAEASAEKVRTTETQVLVASAQKNLLEERLRLTAELWNAGIKAEVMYKKNPKLLSQLQHCEETGIPLVAILGEQELKDGVVKLRTVATREEADVSRAELVNEIKKRTSES encoded by the exons ATGGCCGATAAAGCCCAAATACAAGCGGCTATTAAAGTACAAGGAGAGGTTGTGAGGAAACTGAAGGCAGAGAAGGCGAACAAAGAACAG ATTGACGAAGAAGTTGCCAAACTCTTAGAACTGAAGGCTCAGCTGGGAGGAGATGAAGGCAAACACCAGTTTGTTCTCAAGACTGCAAAG GAAACATTGACAGGGAAGTATGGAGAAGACTCCAAACTCATCTATGACTTAAAGGACCAGGGAggagagctgctctctctgcgTTATGATCTCACT GTGCCCTTTGCCCGTTATCTGGCTATGAATAAAATCACCAACATCAAACGCTACCACATTGCCAAAGTATACCGCAGAGACAACCCAGCGATGACGAGAGGCAGGTACAGGGAATTCTACcagtgt GACTTTGACATCGCCGGCCAGTACGATCCTATGATTCCCGATGCCGAGTGTCTGAAGATTGTCCACGAGATCCTCAGCGAGCTTGAGCTTGGAGACTTCCGCATTAAA GTCAACGACAGGCGCATTCTAGATGGAATGTTCGCCGTGTGTGGGGTTCCTGATGAGAAATTCCGTACCATTTGTTCCACGGTGGATAAACTGGATAAG ATGGCATGGGAAGATGTGAAGAACGAGATGGTGAAAGACAAAGGTTTGTCAGAGGAAGTGGCCGACCAGATAGGCAACTACGTCAGCATGCAGG GTGGCATGGACCTAGCAGAGAGACTCCTTCAGGACCCTAAATTGTCTCAGAGCAAACAGGCGTGTGCCGGCCTGATGGACATGAAGCAGCTCTTTAGTTACCTGGAGCTCTTCCAAGTTACAGACAAG GTGGTGTTTGACCTTAGTTTGGCTCGAGGTTTGGACTACTACACTGGGATCATCTACGAGGCTGTGCTTATGCAGACGCTACCAGCGCCCACCCCTACCTCCCAGGAACAGAACGGGGCGGTGGGAGAGGACGCTGGCGTCAGTGTGGGCAGCGTGGCGGGCGGCGGGCGCTATGATGGTCTGGTGGGCATGTTCGACCCAAAGGGAAAGAAAGTACCGTGCGTTGGCGTCAGCATCGGCATCGAAAGAATCTTCTCTATTATGGAGCAGAAAGCAGAG GCATCGGCAGAGAAAGTACGCACCACAGAAACTCAAGTGTTAGTGGCCTCAGCCCAGAAGAACCTTCTAGAAGAGCGACTCAGACTAACTGCTGAACTGTGGAATGCAGGGATCAAG GCTGAGGTAATGTACAAGAAGAATCCCAAACTGCTGAGTCAGCTGCAGCACTGTGAGGAGACGGGCATCCCGCTGGTGGCCATCCTGGGAGAGCAGGAGCTCAAAGACGGCGTGGTGAAACTCCGCACCGTGGCCACCCGCGAGGAG
- the hars gene encoding histidine--tRNA ligase isoform X7, with amino-acid sequence MADKAQIQAAIKVQGEVVRKLKAEKANKEQIDEEVAKLLELKAQLGGDEGKHQFVLKTAKDFDIAGQYDPMIPDAECLKIVHEILSELELGDFRIKVNDRRILDGMFAVCGVPDEKFRTICSTVDKLDKMAWEDVKNEMVKDKGLSEEVADQIGNYVSMQGGMDLAERLLQDPKLSQSKQACAGLMDMKQLFSYLELFQVTDKVVFDLSLARGLDYYTGIIYEAVLMQTLPAPTPTSQEQNGAVGEDAGVSVGSVAGGGRYDGLVGMFDPKGKKVPCVGVSIGIERIFSIMEQKAEASAEKVRTTETQVLVASAQKNLLEERLRLTAELWNAGIKAEVMYKKNPKLLSQLQHCEETGIPLVAILGEQELKDGVVKLRTVATREEADVSRAELVNEIKKRTSES; translated from the exons ATGGCCGATAAAGCCCAAATACAAGCGGCTATTAAAGTACAAGGAGAGGTTGTGAGGAAACTGAAGGCAGAGAAGGCGAACAAAGAACAG ATTGACGAAGAAGTTGCCAAACTCTTAGAACTGAAGGCTCAGCTGGGAGGAGATGAAGGCAAACACCAGTTTGTTCTCAAGACTGCAAAG GACTTTGACATCGCCGGCCAGTACGATCCTATGATTCCCGATGCCGAGTGTCTGAAGATTGTCCACGAGATCCTCAGCGAGCTTGAGCTTGGAGACTTCCGCATTAAA GTCAACGACAGGCGCATTCTAGATGGAATGTTCGCCGTGTGTGGGGTTCCTGATGAGAAATTCCGTACCATTTGTTCCACGGTGGATAAACTGGATAAG ATGGCATGGGAAGATGTGAAGAACGAGATGGTGAAAGACAAAGGTTTGTCAGAGGAAGTGGCCGACCAGATAGGCAACTACGTCAGCATGCAGG GTGGCATGGACCTAGCAGAGAGACTCCTTCAGGACCCTAAATTGTCTCAGAGCAAACAGGCGTGTGCCGGCCTGATGGACATGAAGCAGCTCTTTAGTTACCTGGAGCTCTTCCAAGTTACAGACAAG GTGGTGTTTGACCTTAGTTTGGCTCGAGGTTTGGACTACTACACTGGGATCATCTACGAGGCTGTGCTTATGCAGACGCTACCAGCGCCCACCCCTACCTCCCAGGAACAGAACGGGGCGGTGGGAGAGGACGCTGGCGTCAGTGTGGGCAGCGTGGCGGGCGGCGGGCGCTATGATGGTCTGGTGGGCATGTTCGACCCAAAGGGAAAGAAAGTACCGTGCGTTGGCGTCAGCATCGGCATCGAAAGAATCTTCTCTATTATGGAGCAGAAAGCAGAG GCATCGGCAGAGAAAGTACGCACCACAGAAACTCAAGTGTTAGTGGCCTCAGCCCAGAAGAACCTTCTAGAAGAGCGACTCAGACTAACTGCTGAACTGTGGAATGCAGGGATCAAG GCTGAGGTAATGTACAAGAAGAATCCCAAACTGCTGAGTCAGCTGCAGCACTGTGAGGAGACGGGCATCCCGCTGGTGGCCATCCTGGGAGAGCAGGAGCTCAAAGACGGCGTGGTGAAACTCCGCACCGTGGCCACCCGCGAGGAG
- the hars gene encoding histidine--tRNA ligase isoform X5: MADKAQIQAAIKVQGEVVRKLKAEKANKEQIDEEVAKLLELKAQLGGDEGKHQFVLKTAKETLTGKYGEDSKLIYDLKDQGGELLSLRYDLTVPFARYLAMNKITNIKRYHIAKDFDIAGQYDPMIPDAECLKIVHEILSELELGDFRIKVNDRRILDGMFAVCGVPDEKFRTICSTVDKLDKMAWEDVKNEMVKDKGLSEEVADQIGNYVSMQGGMDLAERLLQDPKLSQSKQACAGLMDMKQLFSYLELFQVTDKVVFDLSLARGLDYYTGIIYEAVLMQTLPAPTPTSQEQNGAVGEDAGVSVGSVAGGGRYDGLVGMFDPKGKKVPCVGVSIGIERIFSIMEQKAEASAEKVRTTETQVLVASAQKNLLEERLRLTAELWNAGIKAEVMYKKNPKLLSQLQHCEETGIPLVAILGEQELKDGVVKLRTVATREEADVSRAELVNEIKKRTSES, translated from the exons ATGGCCGATAAAGCCCAAATACAAGCGGCTATTAAAGTACAAGGAGAGGTTGTGAGGAAACTGAAGGCAGAGAAGGCGAACAAAGAACAG ATTGACGAAGAAGTTGCCAAACTCTTAGAACTGAAGGCTCAGCTGGGAGGAGATGAAGGCAAACACCAGTTTGTTCTCAAGACTGCAAAG GAAACATTGACAGGGAAGTATGGAGAAGACTCCAAACTCATCTATGACTTAAAGGACCAGGGAggagagctgctctctctgcgTTATGATCTCACT GTGCCCTTTGCCCGTTATCTGGCTATGAATAAAATCACCAACATCAAACGCTACCACATTGCCAAA GACTTTGACATCGCCGGCCAGTACGATCCTATGATTCCCGATGCCGAGTGTCTGAAGATTGTCCACGAGATCCTCAGCGAGCTTGAGCTTGGAGACTTCCGCATTAAA GTCAACGACAGGCGCATTCTAGATGGAATGTTCGCCGTGTGTGGGGTTCCTGATGAGAAATTCCGTACCATTTGTTCCACGGTGGATAAACTGGATAAG ATGGCATGGGAAGATGTGAAGAACGAGATGGTGAAAGACAAAGGTTTGTCAGAGGAAGTGGCCGACCAGATAGGCAACTACGTCAGCATGCAGG GTGGCATGGACCTAGCAGAGAGACTCCTTCAGGACCCTAAATTGTCTCAGAGCAAACAGGCGTGTGCCGGCCTGATGGACATGAAGCAGCTCTTTAGTTACCTGGAGCTCTTCCAAGTTACAGACAAG GTGGTGTTTGACCTTAGTTTGGCTCGAGGTTTGGACTACTACACTGGGATCATCTACGAGGCTGTGCTTATGCAGACGCTACCAGCGCCCACCCCTACCTCCCAGGAACAGAACGGGGCGGTGGGAGAGGACGCTGGCGTCAGTGTGGGCAGCGTGGCGGGCGGCGGGCGCTATGATGGTCTGGTGGGCATGTTCGACCCAAAGGGAAAGAAAGTACCGTGCGTTGGCGTCAGCATCGGCATCGAAAGAATCTTCTCTATTATGGAGCAGAAAGCAGAG GCATCGGCAGAGAAAGTACGCACCACAGAAACTCAAGTGTTAGTGGCCTCAGCCCAGAAGAACCTTCTAGAAGAGCGACTCAGACTAACTGCTGAACTGTGGAATGCAGGGATCAAG GCTGAGGTAATGTACAAGAAGAATCCCAAACTGCTGAGTCAGCTGCAGCACTGTGAGGAGACGGGCATCCCGCTGGTGGCCATCCTGGGAGAGCAGGAGCTCAAAGACGGCGTGGTGAAACTCCGCACCGTGGCCACCCGCGAGGAG
- the hars gene encoding histidine--tRNA ligase isoform X3 produces the protein MADKAQIQAAIKVQGEVVRKLKAEKANKEQIDEEVAKLLELKAQLGGDEGKHQFVLKTAKGTRDYNPKQMAIREKVFNTIVSCFKRHGAETIDTPVFELKETLTGKYGEDSKLIYDLKDQGGELLSLRYDLTVPFARYLAMNKITNIKRYHIAKDFDIAGQYDPMIPDAECLKIVHEILSELELGDFRIKVNDRRILDGMFAVCGVPDEKFRTICSTVDKLDKMAWEDVKNEMVKDKGLSEEVADQIGNYVSMQGGMDLAERLLQDPKLSQSKQACAGLMDMKQLFSYLELFQVTDKVVFDLSLARGLDYYTGIIYEAVLMQTLPAPTPTSQEQNGAVGEDAGVSVGSVAGGGRYDGLVGMFDPKGKKVPCVGVSIGIERIFSIMEQKAEASAEKVRTTETQVLVASAQKNLLEERLRLTAELWNAGIKAEVMYKKNPKLLSQLQHCEETGIPLVAILGEQELKDGVVKLRTVATREEADVSRAELVNEIKKRTSES, from the exons ATGGCCGATAAAGCCCAAATACAAGCGGCTATTAAAGTACAAGGAGAGGTTGTGAGGAAACTGAAGGCAGAGAAGGCGAACAAAGAACAG ATTGACGAAGAAGTTGCCAAACTCTTAGAACTGAAGGCTCAGCTGGGAGGAGATGAAGGCAAACACCAGTTTGTTCTCAAGACTGCAAAG GGGACCAGGGACTACAACCCCAAGCAGATGGCCATCAGAGAGAAAGTCTTCAACACCATTGTCTCTTGCTTTAAACGCCATGGGGCTGAAACCATCGACACACCTGTGTTTGAACTTAAG GAAACATTGACAGGGAAGTATGGAGAAGACTCCAAACTCATCTATGACTTAAAGGACCAGGGAggagagctgctctctctgcgTTATGATCTCACT GTGCCCTTTGCCCGTTATCTGGCTATGAATAAAATCACCAACATCAAACGCTACCACATTGCCAAA GACTTTGACATCGCCGGCCAGTACGATCCTATGATTCCCGATGCCGAGTGTCTGAAGATTGTCCACGAGATCCTCAGCGAGCTTGAGCTTGGAGACTTCCGCATTAAA GTCAACGACAGGCGCATTCTAGATGGAATGTTCGCCGTGTGTGGGGTTCCTGATGAGAAATTCCGTACCATTTGTTCCACGGTGGATAAACTGGATAAG ATGGCATGGGAAGATGTGAAGAACGAGATGGTGAAAGACAAAGGTTTGTCAGAGGAAGTGGCCGACCAGATAGGCAACTACGTCAGCATGCAGG GTGGCATGGACCTAGCAGAGAGACTCCTTCAGGACCCTAAATTGTCTCAGAGCAAACAGGCGTGTGCCGGCCTGATGGACATGAAGCAGCTCTTTAGTTACCTGGAGCTCTTCCAAGTTACAGACAAG GTGGTGTTTGACCTTAGTTTGGCTCGAGGTTTGGACTACTACACTGGGATCATCTACGAGGCTGTGCTTATGCAGACGCTACCAGCGCCCACCCCTACCTCCCAGGAACAGAACGGGGCGGTGGGAGAGGACGCTGGCGTCAGTGTGGGCAGCGTGGCGGGCGGCGGGCGCTATGATGGTCTGGTGGGCATGTTCGACCCAAAGGGAAAGAAAGTACCGTGCGTTGGCGTCAGCATCGGCATCGAAAGAATCTTCTCTATTATGGAGCAGAAAGCAGAG GCATCGGCAGAGAAAGTACGCACCACAGAAACTCAAGTGTTAGTGGCCTCAGCCCAGAAGAACCTTCTAGAAGAGCGACTCAGACTAACTGCTGAACTGTGGAATGCAGGGATCAAG GCTGAGGTAATGTACAAGAAGAATCCCAAACTGCTGAGTCAGCTGCAGCACTGTGAGGAGACGGGCATCCCGCTGGTGGCCATCCTGGGAGAGCAGGAGCTCAAAGACGGCGTGGTGAAACTCCGCACCGTGGCCACCCGCGAGGAG